A portion of the Candidatus Margulisiibacteriota bacterium genome contains these proteins:
- a CDS encoding VWA domain-containing protein codes for MKKTWLGLSLGLVAVMLAVLATGCATVTNTANPASPPSGTTTIAVGSGGSATLTANAKTGAASIVVMDQLQNPITSTNNLNIKNITIDIWSTTTTTQTAVVDTITYSGGSAAQAISYAMTLDRSGSMSSDSNASLESAAVAFINQSGATDQGAIFNFDSYVVMDQALTTDKDLLKVAATMESISGGSTALYDSIGFAILTVEAGANARKAVIAMTDGGENNSVTYNTTGEVVTLALAKSIPVYTVGLGLTAGGADENNLKGIATGSGGFYYYAPTATDIVALYSKVASALNSSWTVNFTSPVTFVTSTTYYVKITVTYDGGITNSVTFTVTV; via the coding sequence ATGAAAAAAACATGGTTAGGTTTGTCCCTTGGCCTCGTCGCCGTAATGTTGGCTGTTCTGGCTACTGGTTGCGCCACGGTCACGAACACGGCCAATCCGGCCTCGCCTCCGTCCGGCACGACCACGATCGCGGTCGGTTCCGGTGGTTCCGCGACTTTGACGGCCAACGCCAAGACCGGCGCGGCCTCGATCGTCGTCATGGACCAACTCCAGAACCCGATCACCAGCACCAACAATCTCAATATCAAGAACATCACCATTGATATCTGGTCGACCACCACGACCACCCAGACGGCGGTCGTCGATACCATTACCTACTCGGGCGGTTCGGCCGCCCAGGCGATCTCTTACGCCATGACGCTCGACCGGAGCGGCAGCATGAGCTCCGATTCCAATGCCAGCCTCGAATCTGCCGCCGTTGCTTTTATTAACCAGAGCGGTGCGACAGACCAAGGGGCGATCTTCAACTTCGACAGCTATGTTGTCATGGACCAGGCCCTGACCACCGATAAGGACCTGCTCAAGGTGGCAGCGACCATGGAGAGTATTTCCGGCGGATCGACCGCTCTGTATGATTCTATCGGTTTTGCTATCTTGACAGTCGAGGCTGGGGCGAATGCCCGCAAAGCGGTTATTGCGATGACCGACGGCGGCGAGAACAACAGTGTCACTTACAACACCACGGGCGAAGTTGTTACCCTGGCCCTCGCCAAGAGTATTCCGGTTTATACAGTTGGTCTTGGTCTGACCGCGGGGGGAGCGGACGAGAACAACCTGAAAGGGATCGCGACTGGCTCCGGCGGCTTCTACTATTACGCTCCGACCGCGACGGACATAGTTGCTCTCTACAGTAAGGTCGCCTCGGCCCTGAACAGTTCGTGGACGGTCAACTTTACCTCACCGGTGACGTTCGTGACCAGCACGACCTATTATGTTAAGATCACCGTGACCTATGATGGCGGTATCACCAATTCGGTAACCTTTACCGTTACCGTCTAA
- a CDS encoding type II toxin-antitoxin system VapC family toxin produces the protein MIVVDSCGWLEYFSAGPLAEKYSPFLKDTTRVIVPTIVIYEVYKKIKREVGEEKALLAVAQMQSAVVAPFTNGVVLLAADVSLAHNLPMADAIVYATAKIENVKLITSDEHFVGLDSVEYIIK, from the coding sequence ATGATCGTAGTCGATTCTTGCGGCTGGTTGGAATATTTTTCTGCCGGGCCGTTGGCGGAGAAGTATTCTCCCTTTTTAAAAGATACCACCAGGGTCATTGTTCCGACTATTGTTATCTATGAGGTCTATAAAAAAATAAAGCGTGAGGTTGGGGAAGAAAAGGCCTTGTTGGCGGTGGCCCAGATGCAATCGGCCGTTGTTGCTCCGTTCACTAACGGGGTGGTTTTGCTGGCGGCAGATGTTAGCCTGGCGCACAATTTGCCGATGGCTGACGCGATCGTTTACGCGACGGCCAAGATCGAAAACGTGAAGTTGATCACCAGCGATGAACATTTTGTCGGTCTGGATTCTGTAGAATATATTATTAAATGA
- a CDS encoding AbrB/MazE/SpoVT family DNA-binding domain-containing protein, with the protein MAEATLSSKYQLVIPKEVREEAGLKSGERLIILAKDGIINIIPKHLIKRMKGFVKGININGYREDKDRL; encoded by the coding sequence ATGGCGGAAGCAACTTTATCTTCGAAATATCAGTTAGTTATACCAAAGGAAGTGAGGGAAGAAGCCGGGTTGAAAAGCGGGGAAAGGCTGATCATCCTGGCCAAGGATGGGATCATTAACATTATACCCAAGCATCTGATAAAACGGATGAAAGGCTTTGTTAAGGGGATCAATATTAACGGTTATCGGGAGGATAAGGACAGGTTATGA
- a CDS encoding undecaprenyl-diphosphate phosphatase, translating to MEYLLLGIVQGLTEFLPVSSQGHLLIVYRFLHLTENIAFDTVVHLATALAAAIYFYRDIIELFTVRRKLLWLVLLATVVTGVLGLGFKDFFEALFADFRYVGPFFIVTGIVILLGEWIGTRYQVPGTRDEGGMSWKDAALIGLAQGAAIIPSLSRSAMTISAGLACGLERRTAARFAFIIAIPAIAGAGLLQSKAILKAGTLGIGFWPLLIGFLAAFLSGLLAIKFLMELISRTKLNYFAYYCLALGLIVLVITLVRG from the coding sequence GTGGAATATCTGCTGCTGGGGATCGTTCAAGGATTAACCGAATTCCTGCCGGTCTCTTCCCAGGGTCATCTCCTTATCGTTTATCGTTTTTTGCATCTGACCGAGAATATCGCTTTTGACACGGTCGTCCACCTGGCTACGGCTTTAGCCGCGGCTATTTATTTTTACCGCGATATTATTGAGCTTTTCACCGTGCGCCGCAAACTGCTTTGGCTAGTGCTGTTGGCGACGGTCGTGACGGGGGTGCTGGGGCTCGGCTTTAAAGATTTTTTTGAAGCGCTCTTTGCCGATTTTCGCTATGTGGGGCCGTTCTTTATCGTCACGGGGATAGTTATCTTACTAGGCGAATGGATAGGTACCAGGTACCAGGTCCCAGGTACCAGGGACGAGGGAGGAATGAGCTGGAAAGACGCCGCTTTGATCGGTCTGGCGCAGGGGGCGGCGATCATTCCGTCGCTCTCGCGGTCGGCCATGACCATCTCGGCTGGTTTAGCCTGCGGACTGGAGCGGAGAACAGCCGCCCGGTTTGCGTTTATCATTGCCATTCCGGCGATCGCCGGGGCCGGTTTGCTCCAGAGTAAGGCGATCCTCAAGGCTGGGACGCTCGGGATCGGTTTCTGGCCGCTGCTGATCGGTTTCCTGGCGGCGTTCCTCTCCGGCCTGTTGGCGATCAAGTTTTTGATGGAGCTGATCAGCCGGACCAAGTTGAACTACTTTGCTTATTATTGTTTAGCGCTCGGACTGATCGTGCTGGTAATTACTCTAGTCCGAGGTTGA
- the secF gene encoding protein translocase subunit SecF, whose amino-acid sequence MDIIKNTKVWFIISGLLLALAVFAFAFNIFVHGKAMNFGIDFTGGTLINLRFDKPVAVDQVRQVLDKYKLGESVIQKSGEQDILIRTVPIEGEVRANIIRDMNEKVGMAEILEADIIGPTIGKELSSQAIWALIIATIGIIIYVSFRFEFKWGVAALLALYHDAIITTGIMALLFRSIDITFVAAILTIMGYSINDTIVIFDRIRENLKKPALAKKKFGELVNISIWETMARSINTVLTVVVMVVCLLVLGGETVREFSLTLLIGFSLGMCSSIFVAPPILVLWHNWETQGKVAKK is encoded by the coding sequence ATGGATATTATAAAGAACACTAAAGTCTGGTTCATTATTTCCGGCCTCTTGCTGGCCCTGGCGGTCTTTGCTTTTGCCTTTAACATTTTTGTCCATGGCAAGGCGATGAACTTCGGGATCGATTTTACCGGCGGGACCCTGATCAATCTCCGTTTTGACAAGCCGGTGGCGGTCGATCAGGTGCGCCAGGTCCTGGATAAATACAAGCTGGGGGAAAGTGTTATCCAGAAGTCGGGCGAGCAGGATATCCTGATCAGGACCGTGCCGATCGAGGGTGAGGTCCGAGCCAACATTATCCGGGACATGAACGAGAAGGTCGGCATGGCCGAAATACTCGAGGCCGACATTATCGGCCCGACCATCGGCAAGGAGTTGTCGAGCCAGGCGATCTGGGCGCTGATCATTGCCACGATCGGGATCATTATCTATGTCTCCTTCCGTTTTGAGTTCAAGTGGGGGGTGGCCGCACTGCTGGCTCTTTACCACGATGCCATTATCACCACCGGGATCATGGCGCTCCTCTTTCGCTCGATCGATATCACCTTTGTGGCGGCCATCCTGACGATCATGGGTTATTCGATCAACGATACGATCGTTATTTTTGACCGGATCAGGGAGAATTTGAAGAAGCCGGCGCTGGCCAAGAAGAAATTCGGCGAGCTGGTCAACATCAGCATCTGGGAAACGATGGCCCGCTCGATCAATACCGTCCTGACGGTGGTCGTGATGGTCGTCTGCTTGCTGGTCCTCGGCGGAGAGACGGTCCGCGAATTCTCGCTCACCTTGCTCATCGGTTTCTCGCTCGGGATGTGCTCCTCGATCTTTGTCGCTCCGCCTATTCTGGTCCTCTGGCATAACTGGGAGACCCAGGGTAAGGTTGCCAAAAAGTAG
- the secD gene encoding protein translocase subunit SecD, translating to MQKNINQLRFLGLLALVGGSIFILMQLPITLGLDLQGGTRLVLQGDDTDKVKVSDDAMSGVVAVIRNRIDALGVTEPTIQRKGKDQVIVELPGIKDPERAIKLIGDTALLEFIEAEWVPGDGRSVSTEKIKEFYGPEARLDVVKDQGDRSERSIILRKTVLTGADLKGAWPGLDQYGNPVVDIEFNAKGADIFGEVTGRSVNKPIAIVLDKKIISAPNVREPIPSGKAQISGNFNAEAVQDLVIKLKAGSLPIPVHLVETRIVGPSLGKDSVDRSKIAGIIGFVIIIAFMVFYYRLPGFLAVLSLCIYIPLTLAGLALLRTTLTLPGIAGFLLTIGMAVDANIIIFERLKEELRLGKTVKASIEAAFQRAFAAILDSNVTTIIAALTLFFVGTGTIKGFAITLTVGILASMFTALALTHMMLKMAVDGKIITNPESKLLYK from the coding sequence ATGCAGAAGAACATCAACCAACTTCGTTTTCTCGGCCTGCTTGCCCTGGTGGGCGGTTCAATTTTTATCCTGATGCAACTCCCCATCACTTTAGGCCTCGACCTCCAGGGCGGCACCCGCCTGGTCCTGCAGGGTGATGATACCGACAAAGTCAAAGTCTCGGATGACGCCATGAGCGGTGTGGTGGCCGTGATCCGCAACCGGATCGACGCCCTTGGCGTGACCGAGCCGACCATCCAGCGCAAAGGGAAGGACCAGGTGATCGTGGAACTGCCGGGGATCAAAGACCCCGAGCGGGCGATCAAACTGATCGGGGATACCGCTTTGCTCGAGTTTATCGAAGCGGAGTGGGTGCCGGGGGACGGCCGGAGCGTTTCCACGGAAAAGATCAAAGAGTTCTACGGCCCGGAAGCCCGCCTCGACGTGGTTAAGGACCAGGGAGACCGGAGCGAACGCTCGATCATCCTTAGAAAAACCGTTCTGACCGGAGCCGACCTGAAAGGGGCCTGGCCGGGGCTCGACCAGTATGGCAACCCGGTCGTTGATATTGAATTCAATGCCAAAGGCGCCGATATCTTTGGTGAAGTGACCGGCCGTTCGGTCAATAAACCGATCGCCATTGTCCTCGATAAGAAGATCATCTCCGCGCCGAACGTCCGCGAGCCGATCCCGTCGGGCAAGGCCCAGATCTCCGGCAATTTTAACGCGGAAGCGGTCCAGGACCTGGTCATCAAGCTGAAGGCCGGTTCTTTGCCGATCCCGGTCCACCTGGTGGAGACCCGGATCGTCGGCCCGTCGCTCGGCAAAGATTCGGTCGACCGGAGCAAAATAGCCGGGATCATCGGTTTTGTCATCATCATCGCGTTCATGGTTTTTTATTACCGTCTCCCCGGTTTCCTGGCCGTCCTCTCGCTCTGCATCTACATTCCTTTGACCCTGGCCGGACTGGCCCTTCTTCGTACGACGCTAACTTTGCCCGGTATTGCCGGGTTCCTCCTGACGATCGGCATGGCGGTCGATGCTAACATTATTATTTTTGAAAGGTTGAAGGAAGAGTTGCGCCTGGGCAAGACCGTCAAGGCCTCGATCGAGGCCGCTTTCCAGCGCGCTTTTGCCGCTATCCTTGATTCGAACGTCACCACGATCATTGCGGCGCTGACCCTCTTCTTTGTCGGCACCGGGACGATCAAAGGTTTTGCCATCACCCTGACCGTCGGTATCCTCGCTTCGATGTTCACCGCGCTGGCCCTGACCCACATGATGCTGAAGATGGCCGTGGACGGCAAGATCATTACTAACCCGGAGTCGAAGCTGCTGTACAAATAA
- a CDS encoding MBL fold metallo-hydrolase, translating into MDFIKFLGTAGARVVVAKQLRASGGLWLSLDGTNILLDPGPGSLVYCLKARPKLDPTTLDGIVLSHKHLDHAADINVMMEAMTVGGKERRGVVLAPRDAWSGDDPVIYRYVRPYVASRQVLRAKGKYRIGRIGISAPLKHIHGVETYGLIFKAKGCRVAYITDTRFFPALLKNYKCDVVIVSLLSTQPTPFDHLCVGDVKKIVSALKPRVTILTHFGLWMIRAKPWLVAEKLTAELGQRVIAAADGWAFKFD; encoded by the coding sequence ATGGACTTCATTAAATTTTTAGGTACAGCCGGCGCGCGGGTCGTGGTAGCGAAGCAGTTGCGGGCTTCCGGCGGCCTTTGGCTCTCCTTGGACGGGACTAATATCCTGCTCGACCCAGGACCTGGTTCACTGGTCTATTGCCTGAAGGCCCGGCCTAAGCTTGACCCGACCACCCTGGACGGGATCGTCCTCTCCCACAAGCATCTTGACCACGCCGCTGATATTAACGTGATGATGGAGGCGATGACGGTTGGCGGGAAAGAAAGGCGAGGGGTGGTGCTGGCGCCGCGGGATGCCTGGTCGGGGGATGATCCGGTCATCTATAGATATGTAAGGCCGTACGTCGCCAGCCGCCAGGTGCTGCGGGCGAAGGGGAAATACCGGATCGGCCGGATCGGGATCTCTGCTCCCCTTAAGCATATTCACGGGGTCGAAACTTATGGGCTGATCTTCAAGGCGAAAGGGTGCCGGGTCGCCTACATCACCGATACCAGGTTTTTCCCTGCCCTGCTAAAGAACTACAAATGTGACGTGGTCATCGTTAGTCTGCTTAGCACCCAGCCGACCCCTTTTGACCACCTCTGCGTCGGCGATGTCAAAAAGATAGTTAGCGCGCTCAAGCCGCGAGTGACGATCCTGACCCACTTTGGTTTGTGGATGATCCGGGCCAAGCCGTGGCTGGTGGCGGAGAAATTGACGGCCGAACTTGGCCAACGGGTGATCGCCGCTGCCGACGGTTGGGCCTTCAAGTTTGACTGA
- a CDS encoding DUF2914 domain-containing protein codes for MTQFTGYARKPEPRWFNIGLMVLVIVAIILVWSLYYAAGQWFEHLTTSAPAAPTTTLLAVKAAAQPADQVGPILAAAGSIKVERLVVASGVDENNQPVDDLVEISLAENSTVYCFSRQATATVPMAFKHVWVGPSGQVAAEINLAMSRSPSNTYSYVNLAGARKGHWEVQVRDGVGNIAGRRGFAVD; via the coding sequence ATGACCCAATTTACCGGTTACGCCAGAAAGCCCGAGCCGCGCTGGTTCAATATTGGACTGATGGTGCTCGTCATTGTGGCGATCATCTTGGTCTGGTCGCTCTATTACGCTGCCGGACAATGGTTCGAGCACCTGACCACGTCCGCTCCGGCTGCTCCCACGACCACTCTTTTGGCGGTCAAAGCCGCTGCCCAGCCGGCCGATCAAGTCGGGCCAATACTGGCCGCGGCCGGCTCGATCAAGGTGGAGCGATTGGTGGTGGCGAGCGGCGTCGATGAAAATAACCAGCCGGTCGATGATCTGGTTGAAATCTCCCTGGCCGAAAATTCGACGGTTTACTGTTTCAGCCGCCAGGCGACGGCCACTGTGCCCATGGCCTTCAAGCATGTTTGGGTTGGCCCTTCCGGTCAAGTGGCGGCGGAGATCAACCTGGCTATGTCGCGCTCCCCCTCAAATACCTATAGCTATGTTAATTTGGCCGGGGCAAGAAAAGGACACTGGGAAGTGCAGGTCAGGGATGGGGTGGGGAATATCGCCGGCCGGCGCGGTTTCGCCGTTGACTAA
- a CDS encoding fumarylacetoacetate hydrolase family protein — protein sequence MKLKPSKIICVGLNYKDHAEELKMDLPKEPVIFLKPPTAVIYNNDKIVYPEMTGELHYEGELGVVIKDRVKNISESDASQHILGFCCANDVTARDLQKLDGQWTRAKSFDTFCPLGPEVVAGLDPDNLAIKVYLNGQLKQSSNTANMIFKVNYLVAFISRIMTLEPGDVILTGTPPGVGPMRVGDEVKVEIAGIGSLSNMVVGG from the coding sequence ATGAAATTAAAACCATCTAAAATTATCTGTGTCGGGTTGAATTATAAGGACCACGCGGAGGAATTGAAAATGGACCTGCCCAAGGAGCCGGTTATCTTCCTCAAGCCGCCGACCGCTGTTATATATAATAATGATAAGATCGTCTATCCGGAGATGACCGGGGAACTGCACTACGAGGGGGAGCTAGGGGTCGTCATCAAGGACCGGGTCAAAAATATCAGCGAGTCTGACGCGTCCCAACATATTCTTGGTTTCTGCTGCGCCAATGACGTCACCGCCCGTGATCTGCAAAAACTGGACGGCCAGTGGACGAGAGCGAAATCGTTCGATACTTTTTGCCCGCTCGGGCCGGAGGTCGTCGCCGGGCTCGATCCGGACAACCTGGCGATCAAAGTTTATCTAAACGGCCAGTTGAAGCAATCGTCCAATACGGCTAACATGATCTTCAAAGTGAATTATCTTGTCGCTTTTATCTCCCGGATAATGACGCTCGAGCCGGGAGATGTTATCCTGACCGGAACGCCGCCCGGGGTGGGGCCGATGCGGGTCGGCGATGAGGTCAAGGTTGAGATCGCTGGTATCGGCAGTTTGAGCAATATGGTGGTTGGTGGTTAA